The following are from one region of the Streptomyces fradiae genome:
- a CDS encoding gluconokinase, GntK/IdnK-type — translation MALGAATGGLPRIVLVIGVAGSGKSTVGRLLAERLDWAYRDADEFHSEADRAKMAAGRPLTDSDRRPWLEAIGAWMDRTIAAGGQAVVTCSALKRDYRNGLLAGRPEVLLVYLHGSRELLESRLAARDGHFFPADLLDSQLAVLQEPEPDEHPLVVEIDQPPEAVVAAVLSLMPGESAVGTPPAESPGPTGATWRLVRGEQSAVVVQLGGALREYVVNGRPLLDGFSAGSAITGGRGQLLVPWPNRVGDGRYRFDGRSLQLPLTEVEKSNAIHGLLRWTLWRLLARTEDSVLLGTTLCPQPGYPFLLDVRVEYRLGPDGLSTAVHATNTGTEPAPYGVGQHPYLTIGTDLVDSAVLTVPARYLLRTDDRGLPDGWEAVDGTPYDFRTARPIVELRLDTAFTGLDRSPDGRATVRLAHPSGRHGVDLWLGEGTRWVQVYTGDTLPEAAERRRAVAVEPMSCPPDAFRSGTDLTVLRPGATHVLRWGLSPWGYS, via the coding sequence GTGGCACTCGGAGCGGCGACCGGAGGGCTGCCGCGCATCGTGCTCGTCATCGGCGTCGCCGGCTCGGGCAAGTCGACCGTGGGGCGTCTCCTCGCCGAGCGGCTGGACTGGGCGTACCGGGACGCGGACGAGTTCCACTCCGAGGCCGACCGCGCCAAGATGGCCGCCGGCCGTCCGCTCACGGACAGCGACCGGCGGCCGTGGCTGGAGGCGATCGGGGCCTGGATGGACCGGACGATCGCAGCCGGCGGGCAGGCCGTCGTCACCTGCTCGGCGCTCAAGCGCGACTACCGGAACGGGCTCCTTGCAGGGCGGCCCGAGGTTCTTCTGGTGTACCTGCACGGCTCGCGCGAGCTGCTGGAGTCCCGGCTGGCCGCGCGGGACGGTCACTTCTTCCCGGCGGACCTGCTGGACAGCCAGCTCGCGGTGCTCCAGGAACCGGAGCCCGACGAGCACCCGTTGGTGGTGGAGATCGACCAGCCTCCGGAGGCCGTCGTCGCGGCGGTGCTGTCGCTGATGCCCGGGGAGTCCGCTGTCGGGACACCGCCGGCCGAGTCCCCGGGCCCCACAGGCGCCACGTGGCGGTTGGTCCGGGGAGAGCAGAGCGCGGTCGTGGTCCAACTGGGTGGCGCCCTGCGCGAGTACGTCGTGAACGGCCGACCGCTGCTTGACGGGTTCTCCGCGGGGTCCGCGATCACCGGCGGGCGGGGGCAACTGCTCGTCCCCTGGCCGAACCGGGTCGGCGACGGACGCTACCGCTTCGACGGCAGGAGCCTGCAACTCCCGCTGACCGAAGTGGAGAAGAGCAACGCGATCCACGGACTGCTGCGCTGGACCCTGTGGAGGCTGCTGGCCCGCACCGAGGACTCGGTGCTGCTCGGTACGACGCTCTGCCCCCAGCCGGGCTATCCGTTCCTCCTCGACGTCCGTGTCGAGTACCGGCTGGGCCCGGACGGGCTCAGTACCGCCGTCCACGCCACCAACACCGGTACGGAGCCCGCACCGTACGGCGTGGGGCAGCATCCCTATCTGACGATCGGCACCGACCTCGTCGACAGCGCCGTGCTGACGGTCCCCGCGCGGTACCTGCTGCGTACCGACGACCGGGGCCTGCCCGACGGCTGGGAGGCCGTCGACGGCACGCCGTACGACTTCCGTACCGCCCGGCCCATCGTCGAGCTCCGCCTGGACACCGCCTTCACCGGGCTCGACCGAAGTCCTGACGGGCGGGCGACCGTACGGCTCGCGCACCCCTCCGGACGGCACGGCGTCGATCTCTGGCTCGGCGAGGGGACCCGCTGGGTGCAGGTGTACACGGGTGACACGCTGCCCGAGGCCGCCGAGCGGCGGCGAGCCGTCGCCGTGGAGCCCATGTCCTGTCCGCCGGACGCCTTCCGCAGCGGCACGGACCTCACCGTCCTGCGGCCGGGCGCGACGCATGTGCTGCGGTGGGGGCTGAGCCCCTGGGGGTACTCATGA
- a CDS encoding cytochrome ubiquinol oxidase subunit I, producing the protein MPLSLHLLAADAPAQLLPARELMAFTLAAHIILVPLGVAFPLITLVMHYRGLRRNDATALLLARRWSAVMAVQFALGIVTGTVLSFEFGLLWPGLMGRWGDVFGVGFGVEAWAFFLEAVLIAIYLYGWRRLKPRTHFLLGLPLPLAALLGAFGILAANSWMNTPQGFSLDAAGNPVDVNVWKAIFTPMFGPQYWHFVVGMILTAGFVVAGVYATGWLRGRRDRYHRLGFAVPFTIAAVAAPVQFVLGDSIARSVFHKQPVKFAAMEIVWKTDTRVPEYLFGRLQEDGSVKGGLKIPLLDSFLAGFSPNTEVVGLTSVPADQRPTATQATIAHWAFDLMVLIGSALVLLALWYGLVWLRHRRLPASRWFYGAAACAGVGSVVAVECGWIAAEVGRQPWIVYENMRVAEAVTATRSTSLWIMFGVVAAVYVFLFGSFLVVLLKMRTRWRLADEQQAAAGAHTPEDDIPYGPRASIPAGDLPAGGPGAGRSGGEDR; encoded by the coding sequence ATGCCCCTCTCGCTCCATCTGCTGGCGGCGGACGCCCCGGCCCAGCTCCTGCCGGCCCGGGAGCTCATGGCCTTCACGCTGGCCGCCCACATCATCCTGGTCCCCCTCGGCGTGGCGTTTCCCCTCATCACCCTGGTGATGCACTACCGCGGGCTGCGCAGGAACGACGCCACGGCCCTGCTCCTGGCCCGGCGCTGGTCGGCCGTCATGGCGGTGCAGTTCGCGCTCGGCATCGTCACCGGCACGGTGCTTTCCTTCGAGTTCGGTCTGCTGTGGCCCGGCCTGATGGGACGGTGGGGTGATGTCTTCGGCGTCGGATTCGGCGTCGAGGCCTGGGCCTTCTTCCTGGAGGCCGTGCTCATCGCCATCTATCTGTACGGGTGGCGGAGGCTGAAGCCGCGCACGCACTTCCTCCTCGGGCTGCCGCTGCCGTTGGCCGCGCTGCTCGGGGCGTTCGGCATCCTGGCCGCCAACTCGTGGATGAACACGCCCCAGGGCTTCTCGCTCGACGCGGCGGGCAACCCGGTCGACGTGAACGTCTGGAAGGCGATCTTCACGCCGATGTTCGGCCCGCAGTACTGGCACTTCGTCGTGGGGATGATCCTCACGGCGGGCTTCGTGGTGGCCGGTGTCTACGCCACGGGCTGGCTGCGCGGCCGCCGGGACCGCTACCACCGGCTCGGGTTCGCCGTGCCGTTCACCATCGCCGCCGTCGCCGCCCCGGTGCAGTTCGTCCTCGGCGACTCCATCGCCCGGTCGGTGTTCCACAAGCAGCCGGTGAAGTTCGCCGCGATGGAGATCGTCTGGAAGACCGACACGCGGGTCCCGGAGTATCTCTTCGGGCGCCTGCAGGAGGACGGCAGCGTCAAGGGCGGCCTCAAGATCCCGCTGCTCGACTCCTTCCTGGCCGGGTTCAGCCCGAACACCGAGGTGGTCGGGCTGACCTCCGTTCCGGCCGATCAGCGCCCGACGGCCACTCAGGCGACCATCGCCCACTGGGCCTTCGACCTCATGGTCCTCATCGGGTCCGCGCTCGTCCTGCTCGCCCTCTGGTACGGGCTCGTCTGGCTGCGGCACCGCCGGCTGCCCGCCTCCCGCTGGTTCTACGGCGCCGCGGCCTGCGCCGGTGTCGGTTCCGTCGTGGCCGTCGAGTGCGGCTGGATCGCCGCCGAGGTGGGACGCCAGCCCTGGATCGTCTACGAGAACATGCGGGTCGCCGAGGCCGTGACGGCGACCCGGTCCACCAGCCTGTGGATCATGTTCGGGGTGGTGGCGGCGGTGTACGTGTTCCTGTTCGGCTCGTTCCTCGTCGTCCTGCTGAAGATGCGCACCCGCTGGCGGCTCGCCGACGAGCAACAGGCCGCGGCGGGCGCCCACACGCCGGAGGACGACATCCCCTACGGTCCGCGCGCGTCGATTCCCGCGGGCGACCTGCCCGCCGGCGGCCCCGGAGCCGGCCGGTCCGGGGGTGAGGACCGGTGA
- a CDS encoding cytochrome d ubiquinol oxidase subunit II, with protein MTADLIAVVLLLAVTAYACAGGTDYGAGFWDLTAGGTERGRRPRRLIDQAMAPVWEVNNVWLIFLLVIMWTGFPVLFQTVFSAMWLPLALAAVGMVLRGGGFALRKPTQRLAGRRLYGAVFACASLVTPFFLGAAVGGVASERVAPGTEASADVWAGPTSVVFGLVAVATTAFLGAVFLTGDARRFDAPDLVGYFRRRALASLAVLTVLAVVTGFVTHEDAPYVWHGLTHGLGLFFVVVSGAAALATAWLLLRTPGTWVRVTAVGVVACVIVAWGMAQRPYLLPTSLTVSDAAGAPATLTWLAIVTLVALLVVMPAVVLLYRLDARGELEELSDSELRKPE; from the coding sequence GTGACCGCCGACCTCATCGCCGTGGTGCTGCTCCTGGCCGTGACCGCGTACGCCTGCGCGGGCGGCACGGACTACGGGGCCGGCTTCTGGGACCTGACGGCCGGCGGGACGGAACGCGGCCGGCGTCCCCGCCGGCTCATCGACCAGGCCATGGCTCCCGTGTGGGAGGTCAACAACGTCTGGCTGATCTTCCTTCTGGTCATCATGTGGACCGGCTTCCCCGTCCTCTTCCAGACCGTGTTCTCCGCGATGTGGCTCCCGCTCGCCCTGGCCGCCGTGGGCATGGTGCTGCGGGGCGGCGGTTTCGCACTCCGCAAACCCACGCAGCGACTCGCCGGCCGCCGCCTGTACGGTGCCGTGTTCGCGTGCGCCTCGCTCGTCACGCCGTTCTTCCTGGGGGCCGCCGTCGGCGGGGTCGCGTCGGAACGGGTGGCTCCCGGCACCGAGGCCTCGGCCGATGTCTGGGCCGGCCCGACCTCGGTGGTGTTCGGCCTGGTAGCCGTCGCGACCACGGCGTTCCTCGGCGCGGTGTTCCTCACCGGGGACGCCCGCAGGTTCGACGCGCCCGATCTGGTCGGCTACTTCAGACGGCGGGCGCTTGCCAGTCTCGCCGTGCTCACCGTCCTCGCCGTGGTCACCGGGTTCGTCACCCACGAGGACGCCCCCTACGTGTGGCACGGACTCACCCATGGCCTGGGGCTGTTCTTCGTCGTCGTGTCCGGAGCGGCCGCCCTCGCGACGGCCTGGCTGCTGCTGCGTACGCCGGGCACCTGGGTGCGCGTCACGGCGGTCGGCGTCGTCGCGTGCGTGATCGTCGCCTGGGGCATGGCCCAGCGCCCGTATCTGCTCCCCACCTCGCTGACGGTCTCCGACGCCGCGGGCGCGCCCGCCACGCTGACCTGGCTGGCGATCGTCACCCTGGTGGCCCTGCTCGTGGTCATGCCGGCCGTCGTCCTCCTCTACCGGCTGGACGCCCGCGGTGAGCTGGAGGAGCTCTCCGACTCCGAACTGCGGAAGCCGGAATGA
- a CDS encoding cation:proton antiporter — MSENDILLGLALTVVLATASQILANKLRVPALVVLLPVGFAAGALTDVIHPDNLLGSAFSDLVSLSVAVILYDAGLGLDLRKLAGHTRRVVGRLLVYGVLLTFLVVGSVSPAMFGMDLRVAAMLGVILVVSGPTVVGPLLDFVRPTDKARRILIWEGTLTDPIGGILGALTFHAVATSSQVDLGRGYQVGQFFISLAVGLVGGVVGIALLWFTLRVLRLGEILGTLAQLAVVIGISAGCDIVRDDTGLIAAIVAGLAVANIRGFDMPARRPFFETLVQLIIGLLFVSISSTVTPASVVPVLLPALGLIAILVLVVRPLVAFGSTVRTDLSRGERGFIGWMDPRGIVAASTASAFSAGLVERGVTGASKILPVTFLVIVGTVLLYALTAAPVARRLGVVKDTGTRVLLVGGEPWVVDLGRALRSAGLDVLMWAGLDEERERIRDTGIELAKGELLATAINPGARLEGVTAVFLATDDDDFNALASIVMQDNVDGPVYRVGPPQDSHGVVAPYTGAHILFGRSLVRHVLAERYRRGARFVVLPAGEPLPPGHDTLFVVRADHQLDPVTERSESVPRDGDALVLLGPAATGAP, encoded by the coding sequence ATGAGCGAGAACGACATCCTGCTCGGCCTCGCCCTGACGGTGGTGCTCGCCACCGCCTCGCAGATCCTGGCGAACAAGCTGCGCGTCCCGGCCCTCGTCGTGCTGCTGCCCGTCGGGTTCGCCGCCGGCGCGCTGACGGACGTCATCCACCCCGACAATCTCCTCGGGTCGGCCTTCTCGGACCTGGTGTCCCTGTCGGTCGCGGTGATCCTCTACGACGCGGGGCTCGGACTCGACCTGCGCAAACTCGCCGGGCACACCCGGCGCGTCGTGGGCCGGCTGCTCGTGTACGGCGTGCTGCTCACCTTCCTCGTCGTCGGTTCGGTGTCGCCGGCGATGTTCGGCATGGACCTGCGCGTGGCCGCGATGCTCGGCGTGATCCTCGTCGTCTCGGGTCCCACGGTCGTGGGACCGCTGCTCGACTTCGTGCGGCCGACCGACAAGGCGCGGCGCATCCTGATCTGGGAGGGGACGCTGACCGACCCGATCGGTGGCATCCTCGGCGCGCTGACCTTCCACGCGGTGGCCACTTCCAGCCAGGTCGACCTCGGCCGCGGTTACCAGGTGGGCCAGTTCTTCATCAGCCTGGCCGTCGGTCTGGTCGGCGGGGTCGTGGGCATCGCGCTGCTCTGGTTCACCCTGCGCGTCCTGCGGCTCGGCGAGATCCTGGGGACGCTGGCGCAGCTCGCCGTCGTGATCGGCATCTCGGCGGGCTGCGACATCGTGCGCGACGACACGGGGCTGATCGCCGCGATCGTGGCGGGCCTCGCCGTCGCCAACATCCGCGGCTTCGACATGCCGGCGCGCCGGCCCTTCTTCGAGACGCTCGTCCAGCTGATCATCGGACTGCTCTTCGTCTCCATCTCCTCCACCGTCACCCCGGCGTCGGTGGTGCCGGTGCTCCTTCCCGCGCTCGGCCTGATCGCGATCCTCGTCCTGGTCGTGCGCCCCCTCGTGGCCTTCGGCTCGACCGTGCGCACGGATCTGTCACGGGGCGAGCGCGGCTTCATCGGCTGGATGGACCCACGCGGCATCGTCGCGGCCTCCACGGCCTCGGCCTTCTCCGCCGGTCTGGTCGAACGGGGGGTGACCGGGGCGTCGAAGATCCTTCCGGTGACCTTCCTGGTGATCGTGGGGACCGTGCTGCTCTACGCGCTGACGGCGGCGCCGGTGGCCCGGCGCCTCGGGGTCGTCAAGGACACGGGTACCCGGGTGCTGCTCGTGGGCGGCGAGCCCTGGGTGGTCGACCTCGGCAGGGCACTGCGCTCCGCGGGCCTCGACGTGCTGATGTGGGCCGGTCTCGACGAGGAGCGGGAGAGGATCAGGGACACGGGGATCGAACTGGCCAAGGGCGAACTCCTCGCCACGGCCATCAACCCCGGGGCCCGGCTCGAGGGCGTGACGGCGGTCTTCCTGGCCACGGACGACGACGACTTCAACGCGCTCGCCTCGATCGTGATGCAGGACAACGTCGACGGGCCGGTCTACCGGGTGGGCCCGCCGCAGGACAGCCACGGCGTGGTCGCCCCGTACACGGGCGCCCACATCCTCTTCGGGCGCTCCCTGGTGCGCCATGTCCTCGCGGAGCGCTATCGGCGCGGCGCCCGGTTCGTGGTGCTGCCGGCCGGCGAGCCGCTGCCGCCCGGGCACGACACGCTGTTCGTGGTGCGGGCCGACCACCAGCTGGATCCGGTCACGGAGCGGAGCGAGAGCGTCCCACGGGACGGGGACGCTCTCGTCCTCCTCGGGCCTGCGGCTACCGGTGCTCCCTGA
- a CDS encoding cyclase family protein, whose amino-acid sequence MTPDEFRELYERLRRQAPGEAARPAVDDRCGALRHLTPERVAAAAAEVRLGRSVSLAAPIDTVRGPDDPEPAVHRMTGPSPGDVASGALCFATDRFAMNVHGDADSHLDALCHVVFDGELYGGVPAGTVTAEGARSLSVSLVENGIVGRGVLLDIPRLRGVRWLEPGDQVTPDDLTAAEAAQGVRVGPGDLLFVRVGHRLRRTELGPWNAAEARAGLHPAAVEFLAEREVAALGGDGNNDTAPSAVADVAFPVHVLAIHALGIHLMDYLQFEDLVPVCARAGRWSFLCAVAPLRLTGATGSPVNPIAVL is encoded by the coding sequence ATGACCCCGGACGAGTTCCGGGAGCTCTACGAGCGCCTGCGACGACAGGCGCCCGGAGAGGCGGCCCGGCCGGCGGTGGACGACCGGTGCGGCGCGCTCCGCCATCTGACTCCCGAGCGGGTGGCGGCGGCCGCCGCCGAAGTCCGCCTCGGACGCTCGGTGTCGCTGGCGGCTCCGATCGACACCGTGCGCGGGCCTGACGATCCCGAGCCGGCGGTGCACCGGATGACCGGGCCGAGCCCGGGCGATGTCGCCTCCGGCGCACTGTGCTTCGCCACGGACCGCTTCGCCATGAACGTGCACGGCGACGCGGACAGCCATCTCGACGCCCTCTGTCATGTCGTGTTCGACGGGGAGCTCTACGGCGGGGTGCCCGCCGGCACCGTGACGGCCGAGGGCGCCCGCAGTCTCTCCGTGTCCCTGGTCGAGAACGGCATCGTCGGCCGGGGCGTCCTCCTCGACATCCCGCGGCTCCGCGGCGTGCGCTGGCTGGAGCCGGGCGACCAGGTGACCCCGGACGATCTGACGGCTGCCGAGGCCGCGCAGGGGGTCCGCGTCGGACCGGGCGACCTGCTGTTCGTCAGGGTGGGGCACCGTCTCCGGCGCACCGAACTCGGGCCGTGGAACGCGGCGGAGGCACGGGCGGGTCTGCACCCGGCGGCCGTGGAGTTCCTGGCCGAGCGCGAGGTCGCGGCCCTGGGCGGAGACGGCAACAACGACACCGCGCCCAGTGCGGTGGCGGACGTCGCCTTCCCCGTACACGTCCTGGCCATCCACGCCCTGGGCATCCACCTCATGGACTACCTGCAGTTCGAGGATCTCGTCCCGGTCTGCGCGCGGGCCGGGCGCTGGAGCTTCCTGTGCGCCGTGGCTCCCCTGCGGCTGACCGGAGCCACCGGGTCGCCCGTGAACCCGATCGCGGTCCTGTGA
- a CDS encoding GMC oxidoreductase, with protein MGDAPHYDVIIIGTGAGGGTLAHRLAPSGKRVLLVERGGYLPRERDNWDSTAVFVKGKYRAPEFWLDKHGTEFPPEVNYYVGGNTKFYGAALFRLRPEDFGELRHHGGLSPAWPIRYEDLEPYYTQAEHLYLVHGRHGEDPGEGPVSAQYAYPPVEHEPRIQQLSDDLEKRGLHPFHLPIGVNLSQEDGGRPTHSSVCIRCNRVDGFPCLVRAKSDAQVICVEPALEHPNVELVTDTQVVRLETDDRGRTVSAVVGRLPDGSEVRFTADVVVVSCGAVNSAALLLASANEHHPHGLANSSDVVGRHYMRHNNMALMAVSKEPNDTQFQKTLALHDWYLGADDWDFPLGGIQMLGKSDAEQIHGEAPRWAGAVAPDMPFEVLAHHAVDFWLCGEDLPMPDNRVTLDDDGRIRLALDEKNNIEGLKRLRHKLQGMLGHLGMHEHHLLSHSIYLHKGMPIGATAHQAGTVRFGTDPADSALDVNCKAHDVDNLYVVDTSFFPSIGAVNPSLTAIANALRVGDHLLARLG; from the coding sequence GTGGGCGACGCCCCTCACTACGACGTCATCATCATCGGCACCGGCGCCGGCGGAGGGACTCTCGCCCATCGCCTCGCCCCGTCGGGCAAACGGGTCCTGCTCGTCGAACGCGGCGGCTATCTGCCCCGCGAGCGGGACAACTGGGACTCGACGGCCGTGTTCGTGAAGGGCAAGTACCGGGCCCCGGAGTTCTGGCTCGACAAGCACGGCACCGAGTTCCCGCCCGAGGTCAACTACTACGTCGGCGGAAACACCAAGTTCTACGGGGCCGCCCTCTTCCGGCTGCGGCCCGAGGACTTCGGCGAGCTCCGCCATCACGGCGGCCTCTCCCCCGCCTGGCCGATCCGGTACGAGGACCTGGAGCCGTACTACACCCAGGCCGAGCACCTGTACCTGGTCCACGGACGGCACGGCGAGGACCCCGGCGAGGGTCCGGTCAGCGCGCAGTACGCGTATCCGCCCGTGGAGCACGAGCCGCGCATCCAGCAGCTGAGCGACGACCTGGAGAAGCGCGGCCTGCACCCGTTCCACCTGCCGATCGGCGTCAATCTGAGCCAGGAGGACGGGGGTCGGCCCACCCACTCCAGCGTCTGCATCCGGTGCAACCGGGTCGACGGGTTCCCCTGTCTGGTGCGCGCCAAGTCCGACGCCCAGGTGATCTGCGTCGAGCCCGCCCTGGAGCACCCCAACGTCGAGCTGGTCACGGACACCCAGGTGGTGCGTCTGGAGACGGACGACCGGGGGCGCACGGTCAGCGCTGTCGTCGGCCGGCTCCCCGACGGTTCGGAGGTCCGGTTCACGGCGGACGTGGTGGTCGTCTCCTGCGGGGCGGTCAACTCCGCGGCACTGCTGCTGGCCTCGGCGAACGAGCACCATCCCCACGGCCTTGCGAACAGCTCCGACGTGGTCGGCCGCCACTACATGCGGCACAACAACATGGCCCTGATGGCCGTGTCGAAGGAACCCAACGACACCCAGTTCCAGAAGACCCTGGCCCTGCACGACTGGTACCTCGGCGCGGACGACTGGGACTTCCCGCTGGGCGGCATCCAGATGCTGGGCAAGTCGGACGCCGAGCAGATCCACGGCGAGGCGCCCCGGTGGGCCGGTGCGGTGGCGCCCGACATGCCGTTCGAGGTACTGGCCCATCACGCCGTGGACTTCTGGCTGTGCGGTGAGGACCTGCCGATGCCGGACAACCGGGTCACCCTCGACGATGACGGGCGCATCCGGCTCGCTCTGGACGAGAAGAACAACATCGAGGGCCTGAAGCGGCTGCGGCACAAACTGCAGGGGATGCTCGGCCACTTGGGCATGCACGAGCACCATCTGCTGTCCCACAGCATCTATCTGCACAAGGGCATGCCGATCGGGGCGACCGCGCACCAGGCGGGCACGGTGCGCTTCGGCACCGATCCCGCCGACTCCGCGCTCGACGTGAACTGCAAGGCCCACGACGTCGACAATCTGTATGTCGTGGACACGAGCTTCTTCCCGAGCATCGGCGCGGTGAACCCGTCCCTGACGGCCATCGCCAACGCGTTGCGGGTCGGCGACCACCTGCTCGCCCGGCTCGGCTGA
- a CDS encoding SDR family oxidoreductase codes for MDSTVGAPQGVIPARLLHGQKALVTGANSGIGKATAIALGRAGADVVVNYVAGRDAAEEVAEEIASFGVRSAAYEADVSQEDQVVAMTDRMVKEFGTVDILVANAGLQRDASVMEMTLAQWQKVIDVNLTGQFLCAREAAKEFRRRGVVPEVSKAAGKIICMSSVHQIIPWAGHVNYASSKGGVQMMMQTLAQELAPEKIRVNAVAPGAIKTPINRAAWETPEAQKDLLRLIPYDRIGDPDDIAHAVVGLASDLMDYVVGTTLYVDGGMTLFPGFATGG; via the coding sequence ATGGATTCCACGGTGGGAGCACCGCAGGGCGTGATCCCGGCGCGTTTGCTGCACGGCCAGAAGGCTCTGGTCACCGGGGCCAACTCGGGCATCGGCAAGGCCACGGCCATCGCCCTCGGCCGGGCCGGCGCCGATGTGGTGGTGAACTACGTGGCGGGCCGCGACGCCGCCGAGGAGGTGGCCGAGGAGATCGCCTCGTTCGGGGTGCGCTCGGCGGCCTACGAGGCCGACGTGTCCCAGGAGGACCAGGTCGTCGCCATGACGGACCGGATGGTGAAGGAGTTCGGCACCGTCGACATCCTCGTGGCGAACGCGGGACTGCAGCGTGATGCCTCGGTCATGGAGATGACCCTCGCCCAGTGGCAGAAGGTCATCGACGTCAATCTCACCGGCCAGTTCCTGTGCGCGCGCGAGGCGGCCAAGGAGTTCCGGCGCCGTGGCGTGGTCCCCGAGGTGTCCAAGGCCGCCGGGAAGATCATCTGCATGAGTTCCGTGCACCAGATCATCCCCTGGGCGGGGCACGTGAACTACGCGTCCTCCAAGGGCGGTGTGCAGATGATGATGCAGACCCTGGCCCAGGAGCTCGCGCCGGAGAAGATCCGGGTGAACGCGGTGGCCCCGGGGGCGATCAAGACCCCGATCAACCGCGCGGCCTGGGAGACGCCCGAGGCGCAGAAGGACCTGCTGCGGCTCATCCCGTACGACCGGATCGGCGACCCGGACGACATCGCGCACGCCGTCGTCGGGCTCGCCTCCGATCTCATGGACTACGTGGTGGGGACCACCCTGTACGTCGACGGCGGCATGACGCTCTTCCCCGGATTCGCCACCGGCGGCTGA